The following proteins are co-located in the Ruminococcaceae bacterium KH2T8 genome:
- a CDS encoding D-lactate dehydrogenase yields the protein MKLAFFDTKPYDREGFEPLLNEAGIETIYYDTRICEDDCILAQGCDAVCVFVNDEVNKKVIDTLAGYGVKYIALRCAGFNNVDYRYAIEKGIKVVRVPAYSPYAVAEHAIALLQTLNRKIHKAYIRTRDFNFSLNGLTGFDLHGKTVGVIGTGKIGRVFIDICKGFGMNVIAYDKYPAEGSGIEYRTLEEIYKEADIISFHCPLTDETFHMFNRGTINRVKEGVVIINTSRGALIDAEALLLGIRERKIGGACLDVYEEEAGYFYEDQSGKIIDDDTLSRLISMPNVIVTSHQAFLTKEALSNIASTTVRNLLDLENNGNCENEVK from the coding sequence ATGAAACTCGCATTCTTTGACACAAAGCCTTATGACAGAGAAGGATTCGAACCGCTTCTCAATGAAGCAGGAATTGAGACTATCTACTACGACACAAGGATATGTGAAGATGACTGTATACTTGCTCAGGGATGCGATGCCGTATGTGTATTCGTTAACGACGAAGTAAATAAGAAAGTCATAGACACTCTGGCGGGATACGGCGTCAAGTACATTGCGTTAAGATGCGCGGGATTCAATAACGTTGACTACAGATATGCTATTGAGAAAGGCATTAAAGTGGTACGTGTTCCCGCCTACTCTCCTTATGCAGTTGCCGAGCATGCAATTGCCCTCCTGCAGACTCTGAACCGCAAGATCCATAAGGCATATATAAGGACCCGCGACTTTAATTTCTCGCTGAACGGACTTACGGGATTTGACCTTCACGGCAAGACAGTCGGAGTCATAGGTACCGGTAAGATCGGACGCGTATTCATCGATATCTGCAAGGGATTCGGAATGAATGTCATAGCTTACGACAAGTACCCCGCCGAAGGATCCGGTATCGAATACAGAACACTCGAAGAGATCTACAAGGAAGCTGACATCATATCCTTCCACTGCCCTCTTACTGATGAGACATTTCATATGTTCAACAGAGGAACGATAAACAGGGTCAAGGAGGGTGTAGTCATAATAAATACATCAAGAGGTGCGCTCATCGATGCAGAGGCGCTGCTCCTTGGAATACGTGAAAGAAAGATCGGCGGAGCTTGCCTTGATGTATACGAAGAGGAAGCCGGATACTTCTACGAGGATCAGTCAGGTAAGATCATAGATGACGATACGCTCTCAAGACTTATATCCATGCCTAATGTTATAGTTACTTCGCATCAGGCTTTCCTGACCAAAGAGGCCCTTTCCAATATTGCTTCTACTACGGTAAGGAACCTCCTTGATCTGGAAAACAATGGCAACTGTGAAAACGAAGTTAAATGA
- a CDS encoding tyrosine recombinase XerC subunit: MTEVFPVLEQYSNYMLAVLGRAELTVTEYKYDIICFFRFWKRDHGKVGKDIPFDEIDISDISVKDIERVTTDDLLVFLIWLNREKNLSNSSRARRIASLKSFFKYCHSKKHLIEDNPAYDLETPKIGKRNPKYLTLEQSTELLKTAYDAPTESNERDYCMLTLFLNCGMRLSELRGIDIDDIHDTVLTVIGKGNKERTIYLNKACLDAIEDWMKARANIKIKPSHEKALFVSKRGTRISDDMIQISIKRLMAQAGIDTKVYSVHKLRHTAATLMYKYGHVDIRNLQQILGHQSVSTTQIYTHVDDEQLQQAVESNPLAGFKPE; this comes from the coding sequence ATGACTGAAGTATTCCCTGTACTTGAACAATATTCGAACTATATGCTCGCGGTATTAGGACGCGCCGAGCTTACGGTTACCGAGTATAAGTACGACATAATATGCTTCTTCCGCTTCTGGAAAAGAGATCACGGAAAGGTAGGAAAAGACATCCCTTTTGACGAGATAGATATATCTGATATCTCCGTAAAGGATATCGAAAGAGTAACGACCGATGACCTTCTCGTATTCCTTATCTGGCTCAACAGAGAAAAGAATCTCTCGAATTCATCCCGTGCCAGAAGGATCGCGTCCTTGAAGAGCTTCTTTAAGTATTGTCACAGCAAGAAGCACCTTATCGAGGATAATCCGGCTTATGATCTGGAGACCCCGAAGATAGGTAAGCGTAATCCTAAATACTTAACTCTTGAGCAGAGCACTGAACTACTGAAGACTGCTTACGATGCTCCTACCGAATCTAATGAGCGAGATTACTGCATGCTCACGTTATTCCTTAACTGCGGCATGCGTCTGAGCGAACTTCGCGGCATCGATATCGACGATATCCACGATACGGTCCTTACCGTTATAGGTAAAGGTAATAAGGAACGTACCATCTATCTGAACAAAGCATGTCTTGATGCCATCGAAGACTGGATGAAGGCCAGAGCGAATATCAAGATAAAGCCTTCACATGAAAAGGCGCTCTTTGTTTCTAAGAGAGGCACACGCATCTCGGATGACATGATCCAGATCTCGATCAAGAGGCTCATGGCTCAGGCAGGTATAGATACCAAAGTCTACTCCGTCCATAAGCTTCGCCATACGGCCGCTACCCTTATGTATAAGTACGGTCATGTAGATATCAGAAATCTGCAGCAGATATTGGGACATCAGAGTGTCTCGACTACTCAGATATATACACATGTAGATGACGAACAGCTCCAGCAGGCTGTCGAATCAAATCCATTGGCAGGTTTTAAGCCCGAATGA
- a CDS encoding NlpC/P60 family protein: protein MFLFERNKLISDVITGLTCLVLSVNSTYYPVTDSTTAELTDEASSCTVESNENVSGVQVASVDSPVGLFFEVERDSVISKSATEQYIATKRQRAENYRYQLIPQQTLSAVNVDEGQLIADIAESMVGTPYMYAGESEAGVDCSGLVVYCYAQLGIDLPHSSYSMCNVGEEVSVDDIRPGDIICWDNQGGSCGHVGIYIGDGMMVDARGSNEGVIYGDLDLHPILTVRRIFN, encoded by the coding sequence ATGTTTTTATTTGAGAGAAATAAGTTGATCAGTGATGTGATAACAGGACTTACATGTCTTGTATTATCAGTTAACAGTACTTATTATCCCGTTACTGACAGTACTACCGCTGAACTTACAGATGAGGCTTCATCCTGTACTGTCGAGAGCAATGAGAATGTATCAGGTGTACAGGTAGCTTCCGTAGATTCTCCGGTTGGATTATTCTTTGAGGTCGAGCGTGACAGCGTCATCTCCAAGTCTGCTACTGAGCAGTATATCGCTACTAAGCGCCAGAGGGCAGAAAACTACAGATACCAGCTCATACCTCAGCAGACCTTATCAGCCGTTAATGTCGACGAAGGACAGCTCATTGCCGATATCGCAGAGAGCATGGTTGGTACGCCTTATATGTATGCGGGCGAATCTGAAGCAGGTGTAGACTGCTCCGGTCTCGTAGTTTACTGCTATGCACAGCTCGGTATCGACCTTCCTCACTCTTCTTATTCGATGTGTAATGTAGGTGAGGAAGTTTCCGTAGACGACATACGTCCCGGCGATATCATCTGCTGGGATAACCAGGGCGGATCATGCGGTCATGTCGGAATCTATATTGGTGACGGCATGATGGTAGATGCCAGGGGCTCTAACGAAGGCGTTATCTATGGTGATCTCGACCTTCATCCCATCCTTACGGTCAGAAGGATATTCAACTGA